ATTAAGGAGAAGTCTTTCTCTCATATTCATAATCTTTAACaatcttttctgtatttagaaataatatgTGCATATTGGTCTATGGTTTCATTTTCTCATAAACCGGTAATCCAGCTTTTCTGGGTCAATTTTTCAACTATTACTATTAATGCTCTGATCTAACCAAACCTCaagtacaaaaaaaattgaaagattaaCATGTGCCTTCTCCTCCTCATCTGAACACATGACTTTTGTTTCATAGAAAAGGTTAATGATCCTGCAcagaaatattacataattttgaTTGCTTCATTGGTTTATTATTTTCCTCACCTTGCAGTAATTTTTCTACCATCATTCATACCTACATTGGTAATGCATTTTCCTGATTTAATTTTAgtgtttgcttttaaaagtttcataCTCATTATACCACAGTACTGAATctggaaaatttaagaaaaagaatagttttaaatgtgtaatatcaaagagaaatttaaaagaccattaatttttagaaattctggGGAGCTAAGGAGAAGTTTTCTTTGTTATAATAATCTGTaactgctttttctttaaaaacttatctAGATAATTTTTGCATGGTTGTGTTCTGAAATATTATAAACTAGGGCTggtaactttaaaaatagttgtaTTACTGTACATCACTAGTGGGATATAGTCTAGGGACAAAAACTCACAGCAGtaaatcttaaattttttcataGTCTCAGGATAaaattatccagttttcccagcaaatAAATGGCATGGAAAATGGGAAGAGGGAAGCTCACACAATGAAAGATCTTGAGAGACCTGCCAACCAAAGGCAATGTGTGGTGGATCTTGTTTGGATTTGTATTCAAATGACAACAATGACTTTGAAAGACCTGGAGGAATTTGAATATAGCTGGATATTAAATAATGTTAGCTTAATTTCTTAGGTATGATAATGGGAGTATACTTAAGGGTTTTTAAAAGTCATGGACAGTTAGAAATGCATAATGAAGTGTTTGTGGGTAAAAATTCAGTTTGCCTGGAGTGTAAAAATGTTAGAAGGTTAAAGAATTATGGCAAAACATTGATGATTGTTGACACTAGTGATGAGTACATGGGAGTTCATCATACTCTTCTTTTAGGGGgattgaaatttttcaaaatagaaggTTTTTAAATGATGCTGTGAGAAGAGAGTGAAggtaccaaaaagaaaaaaaagacatccttCCAGACACAGAATCACCACTATTTTCACAGATCCTACCTGTATTTAGAAAAACTCTCTAGCCTTTCCATGTTCAGTCACTTTCATTTTTAGACATGACAAGTTCTAAGACAGTCCTGCTCATTCATTCTCCTACCATGTGAATTTCAAGGTATTTTTCTAGCCATAGAAATGGATTCGTGTATATTCAGCTACCTGGTGGCATCAAATTGCCATATGctgtatatatatagtttatttataaGGTTAATCTCTCTCTgcatcagtttcttcatgtgtaagGTGAAGAATTCGCAACAGCCCTATGTGGCAGGTACTATTATGATCTTCAccttacagataagaaaactaaggcagagagaggttaaataatctGTCCAAGGTTCACAGCTACTAATTATTTCCATGGTTCATGACAAGAAAAGTATATCATTCTAAAAGCTTCCTGTTACTCCaagcatatatattttctgatttgctGCATTGCATATATTCTCTCTTCCCAGTCAAGTTGTTAcctaaatgtttcctttttgccCCAAACTCAAATAGCATTATTGAAAGAGTCCCCACTAATGTCATGTCTCTTGTTTGGCCTTCAGGCAGCTGTCTGTCCAATAAGGTCTGACGGTAGTAGAGGTAGTGTTGTAACTTTACATAGCTGCGTGGTACATGTAGGCAGAGTTGGGAATGTCGCATCCATTTTCATCCTACGAAGTGTGAGATGCTTTGAGGACGCGTGGTGGCGCTGCAGGATAAGAAGGTACGGACCGAACAGCAGCTGCAGCTCCATTAACTTGCAAAATTTACCGTCGGAGCCTGAGAGCCCACCGGAAGCGTGGATGCCAAAGAAAGGCAGACTGGGTCCTCTGAAAAGGACTACTCGCTGGAATATTTCCGAGGTATAATATCTGGTGGAATAACCGCGGTCTCAGACACCAGGGATTTACAGTTCTGCAGAGCCACCCTCACAGGAGCCTGTACTCAACAATGGAGCCCAGCGGGAAGCTCATTTGCAGACAAAGGCAAgtcctgttttcctttcttctccttttggtCTTATCTGTGGCGGGCGCGGCGGAACCTAGGCGCTATTCCGTGTTGGAGGAAACTGAAGGCAGTTCCTTTGTAACCAATTTAGCAAaggacctggggctggggcagagggaactCTCTAGGCGGGGAGTTAGGGTCGTTTCCAAGGGCAACAAACTACATTTGGAGCTTGATCAGGAGACAGGAGATTTGTTGCTCAGTGAGAAACTGGACCGGGAGGAACTGTGCGGTCACACAGAGCCCTGTGTGCTACGGTTCCAGGTGTTGCTAGAGAGTCCCTTAGAATTTTTTCAAGCTGAGCTACAAGTGGTAGATATAAATGACCACTCTCCGGTATTCCTGGACAAAGAAATGTTGCTGCAAGTATCAGAGAGCAGTCCTCCTGGGACTACATTTCCTCTGAAGAACGCTCAAGACGTGGATGTAGGCcgaaataatattgataattataTAATCAATCCCAACGCCTATTTTCGGGTCCTTACCCGGAAACGCAGCGATGGCAGGAAATATCCAGAGCTGGTGCTGGACAAAGCTTTGGATCGAGAGGAGGAACCTGAGCTCAGGTTAACCCTCACAGCACTGGATGGTGGCTCTCCACCACGGTCTGGCACCGCCCAGGTCTACATCGAAGTCGTAGATGTCAATGACAACGCTCCTGAGTTTGAGCAGCCTTTCTATAGGGTGCAGGTCCCAGAAGACAGTCCCATAGGATTCCTGGTTGTCACGGTCTCTGCTACGGATGTAGACATAGGCATCAATGGAGAAATTTCCTACTCACTTTTCCAAGCTTCAGAGGAGATTAGCAACACCTTTGGGATCAATCCCTTGACAGGAGAAATTCAGCTAAAAAAACAACTTGATTTTGAAGCAATTCAGTCCTACGAAGTCAACATCGAGGCAAGAGATGGTGGAAGCTTTTCGGGAAAATGCACTGTTCTGATTCAAGTTACTGACGTGAACGACCATGCCCCAGAGGTTACCATGTCTGCATTTACCAGTCTGATACCTGAGAACTTGCCAGAGACTGTGGTTGCAGTTTTCAGTGTTTCAGATCTTGATTCcgaagaaaatgggaaaataagttGCTCTATTCAGGACGATGTACCTTTCTTCCTGAAATCATCTCTGGAAAACTTTTACACCCTACTAAC
This window of the Microcebus murinus isolate Inina chromosome 21, M.murinus_Inina_mat1.0, whole genome shotgun sequence genome carries:
- the LOC105862569 gene encoding protocadherin beta-8; the encoded protein is MEPSGKLICRQRQVLFSFLLLLVLSVAGAAEPRRYSVLEETEGSSFVTNLAKDLGLGQRELSRRGVRVVSKGNKLHLELDQETGDLLLSEKLDREELCGHTEPCVLRFQVLLESPLEFFQAELQVVDINDHSPVFLDKEMLLQVSESSPPGTTFPLKNAQDVDVGRNNIDNYIINPNAYFRVLTRKRSDGRKYPELVLDKALDREEEPELRLTLTALDGGSPPRSGTAQVYIEVVDVNDNAPEFEQPFYRVQVPEDSPIGFLVVTVSATDVDIGINGEISYSLFQASEEISNTFGINPLTGEIQLKKQLDFEAIQSYEVNIEARDGGSFSGKCTVLIQVTDVNDHAPEVTMSAFTSLIPENLPETVVAVFSVSDLDSEENGKISCSIQDDVPFFLKSSLENFYTLLTERPLDRESRDEYNITITVTDLGTPRLKTQLNMTVLVSDVNDNAPAFSQSSYTLFVPENNSPALHIGSVSATDRDSGANAQVTYSLLPPRDPHLPLASLVSINADNGQLFALRSLDFEALRAFEFRVGAADRGSPALRSEALVRVAVLDDNDNPPFVLYPPQNGSAPCTELLPRAAEAGYLVSKVVAVDGDSGQNAWLSFQLLKATEPGLFSVWPHNGEVRTARPLGERDAARHRLVVLVRDSGEPALSASVTLHVLLVDGFSQPYLPPPEAAPAQAQADSLTVYLVVALAAVSSLFLFSVLLFVAVRLCRRDRAASGGRCSVPEGRFPGHLVDVSGAGTLSQSYQYEVCLTGGSGTSEFKFLKPILPNFQGHSPGPEMQESSNFTNDFGFNIHLK